The segment TCGCCGTCGGTGGCGGCGGCGAGCTCGACGGCGCTGGGCGGCTCGCCGGGCAGTCCCGCGGTACCGCCGATCAGCGCGCCGGCGAGCAGCGTGTGCAGCTGGAAGTTGTCGCCGATGCCGCTGATCGTGACCCGGAAGGCCCGGCCGGTCGCGCGGTGCAGCACGATCAGCGGCTCGTCGTCGAGAACCCGCAGCAGCCCGTGCAGCCAGGCGGCCGGGCCGACGTGCTCCTCCGCCGCCTCGACGGCCGCGACCAGGCGGTCCCGGTCGGGCAGGCCGGCGAGCACGGCCCGGACGTCCTTGCGCTGCGACAGGAAGAGCACGGGCTGGGCCCAGTCCTCGGCGGTGAACCAGGCCTCCACCAGCGCCGGGTCGCCGGTGAAGCGTTCCAGCACCTGCGGGATGACCGCGCCGAACGAGGCGGACGGGACGTCGCCGTGCGCCGATCGGTACGCCTGCTCGAAGCTGACCGCCTGCTCCAGCACGACGGTGGCCCGCAACGCCAGGACCGGCGCCACCACCGTGGCGTCGGTCCCGTAGTCGCCCATGCTGCCGGCCAGCCGGGCCACGTCGCCGCCGATCCCGGTGCCGATCGTCTGCAGCACCGGCACCAGCTTCACCAGCGCGTCCTGGACCTGCTCGGGCCGGGCCTTCAGGACGGCCTTCGGCAGCTTCTCCAGCGCGTCGGCGAACTTGCGCTCGTCCCGCTGGTCGAGGGCGGCGCTGATCTGATCGACGAGCCTGCCCGGGTCACGACGAAACATGGCCGGCATCGTATCGATGATCACCGCACGGCGTGCGCTCAGGAGGCGGCGGTGGTGAACGGGCTGCTCGGCGGGCCCTCGTTGCCGGTGCGGTCCAGGCCGGTCAGGCAGTACGTGGCCGGGCCGGACGGTGGCTTGCGGTCGACGACCGGGGCGCCCGCACGCCCGGTGGCGACCAGGGCCGCCTCCGTGTCACCCGTACGGTAAAGGGCCCAGCTGGTGGCCTGCCCACCCGGCGCCGTCTCGAAAGTCAGCGTCCCGTCCTTGCCGCGGTTCGCGCCGGTGATCCTCGGCGCGGCCGGCGGCGCCGCCGGCAGCTGCTGCATCTGCGGCGGCAGGGCCGGGCCCGCGTAGTGCCTGCTGCGGTAGATGTCCACCGCGCCGAGCCGGTTCGCGCGGATCTGCTTGGCGCTGTAGTGGACCTGGCCCTGCACCCCGAACTTGTCGTTGAGCTGCATCTGCTTGTCGAGCTGGGCGGGGTCGCTCCAGTCGCCCTTCTCCCCGATCCGGTAGTCGGCCATCCCGATGTAGAGCTGCACCTTGCTGCCCTTGACCGTTTCCGCCCACCAGGGCAGCGTCTTGGCGTAGTCCGCCTTGTCGAAGCCGATGGTCCAGTACAGCTGCGGGACGATGTAGTCGAGCCAGCCCTCGCGCACCCACTTGCGGGTGTCGGCGTAGATCGCGCTGTAACTCTCCAGGCCCTTGGTGTCCGAGCCCTCGCCCTGGTTGCGCCAGATCCCGAACGGACTGATCCCGAACTTCACCCACGGCTTGATCGCCCGGATCCGCTGCTGCATCTCGCGGACCAGGGTGTTCACGTTCTCCCGGCGCCAGTCGGCCCGGGTCAGTCCGCCACCGTGTTTCGCGAACGAGGCGTCATCGGGGAAGTCCTGATCTTTTTCGGGGTACGGGTAGAAGAAGTCGTCGAAGTGGACGCCGTCGACGTCGTACTTCTGCACCGCCTCCAGCATCGAGTCCTCGACGAACTTGCGGGCCTCGGGCACCCCGGGGTCGAAGTAGAGCCGGCCGGTCCTGCCCTGCGGATAGGCGATCCGCCACTCCGGATGGGCGAGCAAGGGATGGTTCGGCGCCAGCTTGGCCAGGTCGGTGCCGGCGCCGCTGGGCGCGGGCTGGGTCCCCCGGTACGGGTTGAACCACGCATGGAACTCGATGTTGCGTTTGTGGGCCTCGTCGATCATGAACGCCATCGGGTCCCAGCCCGGATCGGTGCCGTCGAGTTTCCCGGTCAGCCAGTTCGACCAGGGCGCGTACTTCGACGGCCAGAACGCGTCCCCGCTCGGCCGGACGTGCACGAAGATCGCGTTGTGGTTGTGGGCGACGGCCAGGTCGAGCCACCTGAGGTACTCGGCCTTCACCTGCGCCTCGGGCAGCCCCGGCTTGCTGGGGAAATCGATGTTGTACACCGTGGTCAGCCACATGCCGCGCAGCTCCCGGACGGCCCGCACCGGCTGGGTCCCGCATTTGCCGGCGGAGGCCGGCGCCGGCGCCTCCACCGCCGGCACGTCGTTGTTGCGCAGCGCCTCGGGCTGGTAGAACGCGGCCCGGATCAGGCCGAGGCCGAGCACCGCGACAACGAAGAGCACAACCGCGACAAGCAGAGCTATCTGTACGGGGGGCTTGCGGAGCAAAGTCACAGCACCGACCGGTAGACCTCGAGAGTGTCCTCGGCGATGCGCGACCAGCTGAAGTGCTCCACGGCGCGGCGGCGGCCGGCCCGGCCCATCGTCTCGGCGAGCTGCGGGTCACGCAGCACCCGCGACAGCGTGGCGGCCAGATCAGCGACGAACCTCTCCGGATGCACGGGCGTGCCGGTGCCGTCCTCGACCTGCTCGATCGGGACCAGCAGGCCGGTCTCGCCATCCGCGACCACCTCGGGGATGCCGCCGGTCGCGGTGGCGACCACCGCGGTCTCGCAGGCCATCGCCTCCAGGTTCACGATGCCCATCGGCTCGTACACCGACGGGCAGACGAACACCGTGGCGTGCGTGAGGACCTGGATGACCTCCTGCTTGGGCAGCATCTCCTGCACCCAGATCACGCCCTGCGGGTCGCGGACCTCGCGCAGCTCGCGGGCCAGGCCCTCCACCTCGGCGGCGATCTCCGGGGTGTCCGGCGCGCCGGCGAGCAGGATGATCTGCGCCTCGGCGGGCAGGTCACGGCAGGCCCGCATCAGGTACGGCAGGCCCTTCTGCCGGGTGATCCGGCCGACGAACACCACGCTCGGGCGGTTGCGGTCGACGCCGAGCCGGTCGACCACGTCGGTCCCGCGGTCCGGGGAGTAGAGCTCGGTGTCGATGCCGTTGTAGACCACGTGGATCTTGTCAGGATTCACCGCCGGGTACGCCTTGAGCACGTCCCGCCGCATCCCACCGGAGACCGCGACGATCGCGTCGGCGTTCTCGATCGCGGTCCGCTCGCAGTAGGACGACAGCGCGTACCCACCGCCGAGCTGCTCGGCCTTCCACGGGCGCAGCGGCTCCAGGCTGTGCGTGGTCATCACGTGCGGGACGCCGTGCAGCAGCTTGGCGGTGTGCCCGGCGAAGTTCGCGTACCAGGTGTGGCTGTGCACCACGTCGGCGCCGGCGCACCCGGCCGCCATCGCCAGGTTCACCCCCATGGTGCGCAGCGCCGCGTTCGTCCCGGCCAGCTCGGCCGGTTCCGGGTACGCCGTGACGCCCGGCTCGTCGCGCTCGGCCCCGAAGCAGTGCACCCGCACCTCGGCGAGCCGGCGCAGGTCGCGGGTCAGGTACTCCAGGTGGACTCCGGCGCCGCCGTACACCTCCGGCGGGTACTCGCGGGTGATCAGGTCGGCGCGCAGTGCATGAGAGTCGGCCACGCCCGCAGGATAGTCGGGTTCGGCGCGCGCCGTTCAAGTCGTGCGCCGACCGGACGATAAGCGTGGGTGTGAATCGGCTCGGGAATCGTGGGTGGCTGGCGTACCTGCTGGCCGGCGCCGCGATCACCGGAACCACCCTGTTCAGCCAGCGCTGGACGGTCGCCGGGGCGACGGCGCTGCAGGTCTCCGCGGTGCTCGCGGTGCTCTACGGGCTGCTTCGCCACCGTCCGGCCCGGCCGGTGTTCTGGTGGCTCACCGCGGCCGGGCTCGGCTTCTACGCCGCCGCCCAGGCCTGGTGGCGGATCGGGTTCGGCGGAACGCGGCCCGACATCCCCACCGAGAGCTACGACGACCTGCTGTTCTTCCTGGCCTTCGGCTGTTCGGCCGCGGCCCTGCTGGTGCTCGCCGGCCGCTACGTCCCGCCCGTGCAACGCCGCGCCGACGGCCTCGACGGGCTGATCGTCTTCGTCGGGATGGCCGGTGTCACCTGGACGGTCGCGGCCGAGCCGTTCCTGGTCGGGCACGACGGCAACGCCTCCGCGGTGCTGCTGTTCGGCACCTACGAGATCCTCGACCTGATCCGCATCTCGCTGGCCGGGATGGTGGTGCTGTCCGCGGGCCGGCGCAGCACCGCGGAGCGCCTGATGCTCGGCGGCACGCTCACCCAGATCGTCGGGGACGTGGTGTTCACCACCGCCCAGGCGGGCCGCAACGTCTACGGCTGGGACCCGGCTCTGCTGACCGGGCTGCGGATCACCGAGCTGCAGGACCTGCTCTGGGTGTTCGGCTCGGTCCTGATCGGCGCGGCGGCGCTGCACCCGGCGATGGCGCGGCCCGCGGTTGCGCGCAGCACCGACGGGCGGATGTCGCGGCTGCGGCTCGTCGTGTTCGTCCTGCTCGCCGTCGCCTGCCCGCTGCTGTCCGGCGGATTCCGGCCGGGGTCCACCACGACCTTCGTGCCGGTGTTGCTCTCCGCCGTGCTCTCCCTGCTGCTGGTGGTCCGGATGGGGGTGCTCGGCGGGCTCGTCCAGCGGCGTGCCGAGGCGCTCGACGCCGCCCTGCGGCAGCAGGACGAACTGCGCGCGGAGCTCGAGCACCGGGCCACGCACGACTCCCTGACCGGCCTGGCCAACCGGGCCGCGCTGACCACCGCGATCGAGGCCGCGACCGCCCGCCCACCCGGCGCCCGCGGCTGGCTCGTGCTGCTCGACCTGGACGGGTTCAAGCAGGTCAACGACAACCTGGGCCATCCGGTCGGTGACGAGTTGCTGGTGGCCCTCGGCGACGA is part of the Actinoplanes sp. NBC_00393 genome and harbors:
- a CDS encoding GGDEF domain-containing protein, translating into MNRLGNRGWLAYLLAGAAITGTTLFSQRWTVAGATALQVSAVLAVLYGLLRHRPARPVFWWLTAAGLGFYAAAQAWWRIGFGGTRPDIPTESYDDLLFFLAFGCSAAALLVLAGRYVPPVQRRADGLDGLIVFVGMAGVTWTVAAEPFLVGHDGNASAVLLFGTYEILDLIRISLAGMVVLSAGRRSTAERLMLGGTLTQIVGDVVFTTAQAGRNVYGWDPALLTGLRITELQDLLWVFGSVLIGAAALHPAMARPAVARSTDGRMSRLRLVVFVLLAVACPLLSGGFRPGSTTTFVPVLLSAVLSLLLVVRMGVLGGLVQRRAEALDAALRQQDELRAELEHRATHDSLTGLANRAALTTAIEAATARPPGARGWLVLLDLDGFKQVNDNLGHPVGDELLVALGDDFRAVAPDGLVARLGGDEFAVVLGPATAETVEERAAALLRVASLARRVAGHPVQVSASLGLLDLDQAGTVARALHDVDMALYAAKGAGRACYRFAAAPAAN
- the glgA gene encoding glycogen synthase, with product MADSHALRADLITREYPPEVYGGAGVHLEYLTRDLRRLAEVRVHCFGAERDEPGVTAYPEPAELAGTNAALRTMGVNLAMAAGCAGADVVHSHTWYANFAGHTAKLLHGVPHVMTTHSLEPLRPWKAEQLGGGYALSSYCERTAIENADAIVAVSGGMRRDVLKAYPAVNPDKIHVVYNGIDTELYSPDRGTDVVDRLGVDRNRPSVVFVGRITRQKGLPYLMRACRDLPAEAQIILLAGAPDTPEIAAEVEGLARELREVRDPQGVIWVQEMLPKQEVIQVLTHATVFVCPSVYEPMGIVNLEAMACETAVVATATGGIPEVVADGETGLLVPIEQVEDGTGTPVHPERFVADLAATLSRVLRDPQLAETMGRAGRRRAVEHFSWSRIAEDTLEVYRSVL
- a CDS encoding glycoside hydrolase family 10 protein is translated as MLFVVAVLGLGLIRAAFYQPEALRNNDVPAVEAPAPASAGKCGTQPVRAVRELRGMWLTTVYNIDFPSKPGLPEAQVKAEYLRWLDLAVAHNHNAIFVHVRPSGDAFWPSKYAPWSNWLTGKLDGTDPGWDPMAFMIDEAHKRNIEFHAWFNPYRGTQPAPSGAGTDLAKLAPNHPLLAHPEWRIAYPQGRTGRLYFDPGVPEARKFVEDSMLEAVQKYDVDGVHFDDFFYPYPEKDQDFPDDASFAKHGGGLTRADWRRENVNTLVREMQQRIRAIKPWVKFGISPFGIWRNQGEGSDTKGLESYSAIYADTRKWVREGWLDYIVPQLYWTIGFDKADYAKTLPWWAETVKGSKVQLYIGMADYRIGEKGDWSDPAQLDKQMQLNDKFGVQGQVHYSAKQIRANRLGAVDIYRSRHYAGPALPPQMQQLPAAPPAAPRITGANRGKDGTLTFETAPGGQATSWALYRTGDTEAALVATGRAGAPVVDRKPPSGPATYCLTGLDRTGNEGPPSSPFTTAAS